The Solanum lycopersicum chromosome 9, SLM_r2.1 genome window below encodes:
- the LOC101257215 gene encoding transcription factor GTE6-like — translation MENLNGLVPDIPIQEQKDNATASENFGRSVDEMVGKVDQIEQRLNEVEHFYSNTSKKQSNTPRGGSILKDKEKQMSSFRRRQQDASRREAAGSRRMQELMRQFGTILRQITQHKWAEPFMEPVDVKGLGLHDYFEVIEKPMDFSTIKNKMEAKDGSGYKHVREICADVRLIFKNAMKYNEERDDVHVMAKTLLGKFEEKWLQLLPKVDEEEKRRKEEEAEAQQDMQLAQEAAHAKMAKDLTIELDEVDMQLEELRDLVLQKCRKISTEDRKQLGNALTKLSPDDLNKALLIVAQNDPTFQPTATEVELDMNAQSESTLWKLKFFVQDVLHTQGKSPVSVKTNNINTSNLLNNNNNNKRRREFYDALAKSSQKKSKKPS, via the exons ATGGAGAATCTAAACGGCTTAGTTCCTGACATCCCTATACAAGAGCAGAAAGACAATGCTACTGCTTCTGAAAATTTCGGTCGAAGTGTTGATGAAATGGTTGGGAAGGTTGATCAG ATTGAGCAGAGACTGAATGAGGTTGAGCATTTCTATTCCAATACTAGTAAAAAACAATCAAACACGCCAAGAGGTGGCTCTATTCTGAAAGACAAAGAGAAACAGATGTCTAGCTTTAGAAGGCGGCAGCAGGATGCATCACGTAGAGAAGCAGCTGGTTCCAGGAGAATGCAAGAACTTATGCGCCAATTTGGTACTATATTACGTCAG ATCACTCAGCACAAGTGGGCAGAACCTTTTATGGAACCTGTGGATGTCAAGGGTCTTGGATTACACGATTATTTTGAG GTTATTGAGAAGCCTATGGACTTCAGTACTATCAAAAACAAGATGGAAGCAAAGGATGGTTCTGGCTATAAGCATGTCCGAGAGATATGTGCTGACGTGAGGCTAATATTTAAGAATGCGATGAAATACAACGAGGAAAGGGATGACGTTCATGTAATGGCGAAAACCTTGTTGGGAAAATTCGAGGAGAAATGGTTGCAGCTTTTGCCCAAAGTTGATGAAGAG GAAAAACGGCGAAAGGAAGAGGAAGCAGAAGCCCAACAGGATATGCAGCTCGCTCAAGAGGCTGCTCATGCAAAAATGGCAAAAGATTTAACTATTGAG CTTGATGAGGTGGACATGCAACTGGAAGAACTCAGGGACTTGGTGCTTCAGAAATGCAG AAAGATTTCAACGGAAGACAGGAAACAACTTGGGAATGCGCTCACTAAGCTGTCTCCTGACGATCTTAATAAGGCACTATTGATTGTGGCACAGAATGATCCTACTTTCCAACCAACAGCAACAGAAGTGGAACTTGATATGAATGCTCAG AGTGAGTCCACATTATGGAAGTTGAAATTCTTCGTACAGGACGTGCTACATACACAGGGAAAGAGCCCAGTGAGCGTCAAAACAAACAACATCAATACCAGTAATCTccttaacaacaacaacaa
- the LOC101257215 gene encoding transcription factor GTE6-like isoform X1: MENLNGLVPDIPIQEQKDNATASENFGRSVDEMVGKVDQIEQRLNEVEHFYSNTSKKQSNTPRGGSILKDKEKQMSSFRRRQQDASRREAAGSRRMQELMRQFGTILRQCICQITQHKWAEPFMEPVDVKGLGLHDYFEVIEKPMDFSTIKNKMEAKDGSGYKHVREICADVRLIFKNAMKYNEERDDVHVMAKTLLGKFEEKWLQLLPKVDEEEKRRKEEEAEAQQDMQLAQEAAHAKMAKDLTIELDEVDMQLEELRDLVLQKCRKISTEDRKQLGNALTKLSPDDLNKALLIVAQNDPTFQPTATEVELDMNAQSESTLWKLKFFVQDVLHTQGKSPVSVKTNNINTSNLLNNNNNNKRRREFYDALAKSSQKKSKKPS; encoded by the exons ATGGAGAATCTAAACGGCTTAGTTCCTGACATCCCTATACAAGAGCAGAAAGACAATGCTACTGCTTCTGAAAATTTCGGTCGAAGTGTTGATGAAATGGTTGGGAAGGTTGATCAG ATTGAGCAGAGACTGAATGAGGTTGAGCATTTCTATTCCAATACTAGTAAAAAACAATCAAACACGCCAAGAGGTGGCTCTATTCTGAAAGACAAAGAGAAACAGATGTCTAGCTTTAGAAGGCGGCAGCAGGATGCATCACGTAGAGAAGCAGCTGGTTCCAGGAGAATGCAAGAACTTATGCGCCAATTTGGTACTATATTACGTCAG TGTATTTGTCAGATCACTCAGCACAAGTGGGCAGAACCTTTTATGGAACCTGTGGATGTCAAGGGTCTTGGATTACACGATTATTTTGAG GTTATTGAGAAGCCTATGGACTTCAGTACTATCAAAAACAAGATGGAAGCAAAGGATGGTTCTGGCTATAAGCATGTCCGAGAGATATGTGCTGACGTGAGGCTAATATTTAAGAATGCGATGAAATACAACGAGGAAAGGGATGACGTTCATGTAATGGCGAAAACCTTGTTGGGAAAATTCGAGGAGAAATGGTTGCAGCTTTTGCCCAAAGTTGATGAAGAG GAAAAACGGCGAAAGGAAGAGGAAGCAGAAGCCCAACAGGATATGCAGCTCGCTCAAGAGGCTGCTCATGCAAAAATGGCAAAAGATTTAACTATTGAG CTTGATGAGGTGGACATGCAACTGGAAGAACTCAGGGACTTGGTGCTTCAGAAATGCAG AAAGATTTCAACGGAAGACAGGAAACAACTTGGGAATGCGCTCACTAAGCTGTCTCCTGACGATCTTAATAAGGCACTATTGATTGTGGCACAGAATGATCCTACTTTCCAACCAACAGCAACAGAAGTGGAACTTGATATGAATGCTCAG AGTGAGTCCACATTATGGAAGTTGAAATTCTTCGTACAGGACGTGCTACATACACAGGGAAAGAGCCCAGTGAGCGTCAAAACAAACAACATCAATACCAGTAATCTccttaacaacaacaacaa
- the LOC101257215 gene encoding transcription factor GTE6-like isoform X3, which produces MSVAHFLVPMMFYSFYFLYGGTRTCPAVGYTFSSCLSFARNNGKRKKCRASEQIMITQHKWAEPFMEPVDVKGLGLHDYFEVIEKPMDFSTIKNKMEAKDGSGYKHVREICADVRLIFKNAMKYNEERDDVHVMAKTLLGKFEEKWLQLLPKVDEEEKRRKEEEAEAQQDMQLAQEAAHAKMAKDLTIELDEVDMQLEELRDLVLQKCRKISTEDRKQLGNALTKLSPDDLNKALLIVAQNDPTFQPTATEVELDMNAQSESTLWKLKFFVQDVLHTQGKSPVSVKTNNINTSNLLNNNNNNKRRREFYDALAKSSQKKSKKPS; this is translated from the exons ATGTCAGTTGCTCACTTTTTGGTACCGATGATGTTTTactctttttactttttatacGGAGGTACACGTACTTGTCCTGCTGTTGGTTATACATTCTCTTCCTGTCTCTCCTTTGCAA GAAATAATGGTAAAAGAAAGAAGTGTAGGGCATCTGAGCAAATTATG ATCACTCAGCACAAGTGGGCAGAACCTTTTATGGAACCTGTGGATGTCAAGGGTCTTGGATTACACGATTATTTTGAG GTTATTGAGAAGCCTATGGACTTCAGTACTATCAAAAACAAGATGGAAGCAAAGGATGGTTCTGGCTATAAGCATGTCCGAGAGATATGTGCTGACGTGAGGCTAATATTTAAGAATGCGATGAAATACAACGAGGAAAGGGATGACGTTCATGTAATGGCGAAAACCTTGTTGGGAAAATTCGAGGAGAAATGGTTGCAGCTTTTGCCCAAAGTTGATGAAGAG GAAAAACGGCGAAAGGAAGAGGAAGCAGAAGCCCAACAGGATATGCAGCTCGCTCAAGAGGCTGCTCATGCAAAAATGGCAAAAGATTTAACTATTGAG CTTGATGAGGTGGACATGCAACTGGAAGAACTCAGGGACTTGGTGCTTCAGAAATGCAG AAAGATTTCAACGGAAGACAGGAAACAACTTGGGAATGCGCTCACTAAGCTGTCTCCTGACGATCTTAATAAGGCACTATTGATTGTGGCACAGAATGATCCTACTTTCCAACCAACAGCAACAGAAGTGGAACTTGATATGAATGCTCAG AGTGAGTCCACATTATGGAAGTTGAAATTCTTCGTACAGGACGTGCTACATACACAGGGAAAGAGCCCAGTGAGCGTCAAAACAAACAACATCAATACCAGTAATCTccttaacaacaacaacaa